The region TGGGAGGTGTAGCCGTTCATGTGCCGCCAGGAGCGCGGGATGCCGCGGTCACCCATCAGCCAGGTCACCTGGTGGGCGGACTCGGGGGAGAGGGTCCAGAAGTCCCACTGCATGTCGTGGTCGCGCAGGTTGTTGTCGGCCCGGCGCTTCTGGCTGCGGATGAAGTGCTGGAACTTCATCGGGTCCTTGACGAAGAAGACCGGCGTGTTGTTGCCGACCATGTCGTAGTTGCCCTCGGACGTGTAGAACTTGATCGCGAAACCGCGCGGGTCCCGCCAGGTGTCGGGGCTGCCGCGCTCGCCCGCGACGGTGGAGAACCGGATGCCCAGCTCGGTCCTCGCGCCCGGCTGGAACAACGCGGCCTTGGTGTAGGCGCTGACGTCGTTCGTCACCTCGAAGTGTCCGAAGGCCCCGCTGCCCTTGGCGTGAGGCTGCCGCTCGGGGATGCGTTCCCGGTTGAACTGGGCCATCTGCTCGAGGAGGTAGCTGTCCTGCAGCAGGATCGGGCCGCCCGGTCCCACCGTGAGCGAGTGTTCGTCGCTCTCGACCGGGACGCCGGCATCAGTGGTCGTGAAGTTCGCTTTCGGGTCGGTCATCGCCGCTCCTCGTGGTTGCTGCTCCTGCAGATCGGGCAGAGGCCCCAGAAGAGGATCTCCGCCTCGTCGACGGTGAACCCCTGGTCGTCGTCCGGGGACAGGCACGGCGCGCGGCCCCGCACGCAGTCGACGTCCTCGGTCCTGCCGCATCCGCGGCACACGACGTGATGGTGGTTGTCGCCGGTGCGCCGCTCGAACAGCGCCGGCAGGCCGGCGGGCTCGATGACGCGGACCAGGCCCACACCGCAGCCGGCCCGGAGCACGTCGTAGACGGTCTGGTGCGACACGGACCCGAGCTCGGCGGCGACGCCGGCCCTGACCTCGTCCGCCGTCGCATGCGGATGCCCGGCGAGCCAGGTCAGCACGGCCTTACGGGGCGCGGTCACCCGCAGGCCGGCGCCCCTCAGCTGCGCCGTCACGTCGACCTGCGCGGGCGCGTGGCATATCGCCATACGTGGGGCGTCCCCGCACCCGGGGCCTCTCAAACCTGCCGAGCCGGCCGGCGCCGGCGCTCCGGTGCCACAGCCGCGCGGGGCCGCCCGAACAGACTCTTGACAGTGCCCGCGGCCACCGGGTTAGAGTGGTCAGACCACCTGATCACCTGAGCTCTACGGCTCCGGCGGTCGGAGACCTTCGGGACGAGCGCCGCGACCAGGTGAACGTACCCCCGTCGTTTCGATCACTCGCATCAACGCAAAGGAGCAGCGATGTCCTCGCTCGACTTCACGTACAAGCACATCGACGACTACATCGACCGCTCGGCCATGCTCGCGCCGACGATCGACCCGAAGAAGACGATGCTGCTGGTCCTGGACATGCAGAAGGCGTGTGCGGAGCCCGGCGGCGCGATGTACATCCCCAGCACCGGCGGTGCCCCCGAGGGCAAGGACGTCGTCCAGCCCGTCGTCAACGTCCTCGAGGCCTGCCGCGCGAAGGGCATCCCGGTCGTCTGGTCGCTCTGGGGCCTGCGCCCGGACGGCAAGGACGCCGGCTTCGCCGATGTGAAGTGGGGCCTGGTCGACCAGCTGGCGACGTTCCCCGGATCCTGGGGCAACGGCGGCGACGAGCTGGTCGACGAGCTCAAGCCCCTGCCCGACGAGCCGGTCATCCGCAAGCACCGCTTCAGCTCGTTCTACGGCACCGCGCTGACCGAGTACATGCGCCGGGCGGGCTGCGACACCCTCGTCGTCGCGGGCCTGTCCACCGGCAACTGCCAGCTCGCCACCGCGATCGACGGGGCGAACCAGGACTTCAAGATCGTCGTGCTGGCCGACACCACCGCCGCCATCCCCTCGGGCAAGGACGACCCGATGGGCTACGGGCAGCACTGGGAGGCCCTGCGCCAGATCCAGGCCAACCACGGCGACGTGCGCACCAGCATCGAGTTCCTCCAGATGATCGACGCCTGAGCGCGTCCGGAACTCCCCCGCACAGCCCCGACGAACCGACGAACGCGAGGACGTGAGATGTCGATTTCCGGCAAGAAGGTCGCCCTGCTGATCGAGGACGAGTACCAGATCCTCGAGGGCTGGTACCCCTACCTGCGTCTGCAGGAGGCGGGCGCCGACGTGAAGGTGATCGGTAGCGGCACCAAGGGCAGCTACGACAGCAAGGAGCACTACCCGATGGAGGCGGACGCCGCCGCCTCCGAGGTCTCGGCCTCCGACTTCGACGCCGTCGTCATCCCCGGCGGGTTCGCGCCCGACAACATGCGCCTGCACCCGGAGATGATCGACCTGGTGAAGGACGCCTACGAGTCCGGCAAGCTCGTCGCCGCGATCTGCCACGGCGGCTGGATGCTCGCCTCCGCCGGCGCCACCAAGGGCCGCCAGATCACCGGTTACCTGCCGATCAAGACCGACGTCGAGAACGCCGGCGGCACCTGGGTCGACGCGCCGGTCGTCGAGGACGGCAACGTCATCACCTCCCGCACGCCGGTCGACCTGCCGGACTTCGGCCGGGCCATCGTCGACTACCTCGAGCGCGCCTGACCCACGTGGTCGACGACGTCCCGCAAAGGAGAGGGAACGTGACGGATCTGAGCGTGACCCCCCGCGACACCAAGCCGCCACTGGGCGGCTGGCTGCCCGGGATCCGGCTGACCGAGACGCAGGCGGCGGTGCTGAACGCCGCGGCGGACGAGCTCATCCCGGGTGGCGACGGCTTCCCGCCGCCCAGCGAGGTCGACGTGATCTCGTTCATCGGCCGGTACGTGACGCCGTCGGGGCTGGAACCCAGGTGGTTCCCGTTCCTCGGCGAGGACGACTTCCGGGCCCGGCTCGACGGGCTCGGGCAGGAGTTCGCCGACGCCACCCCGGTGCAGCGCGTGACGGTCCTGGAAGGGCTGGAGCGCGACGAGCAGGAGTTCTTCACGCGCCTGCGGGACGTCGTCTACCACGCGTACTACTCCCGGCCCGAGGTCATCCGGGCCATCAACCGCCTGCCCGCGGGCCGGGACTACCGCAACAGCCCCCAGCCCTACGGCTACTCCGACGTCATGGACGACTGGGACGACGAGCTGCTGAGCCGGGTGCGCGGCACCTACATCCGGACCGAGGAGGTGCGACGGGTCGCGATCCCCGCCGACCTCCCGATGTGTTCGGCACGGCAGGCCCGGGAAGCAGGAGAGAACTGATGGCGGCGTACACGGAGACCGACGTCCTGGTGATCGGGGCCGGCGCGGGCGGTGGAGCGGTGAGCAAGCGGCTCAGCGACGCCGGCATCAAGGTCGTCTGCCTCGAGCAGGGCGACTGGGTCCACGCGATGGACCACCCGCACATGTACGACGGCTGGGAGCTCGAGCGCAAGCGCAGCTGGTCGTTCGAGCCCAACGTCCGGAAGTTCCCCGAGGACTACCCGGTCACCGGCAACACGACCCCGTACACGTTCACCGGGGTGGGCGGCTCGACGCTGCACTATGCGGCGGCCTGGCCCCGGTTCAAGCCGGTCGACTTCCGCAAGGGCACCGAGCACGGCGTCGAGGGCACCATCGACTGGCCGATCTCCTACGAGGAGCTCGAG is a window of Pseudonocardia sp. T1-2H DNA encoding:
- a CDS encoding gluconate 2-dehydrogenase subunit 3 family protein is translated as MTDLSVTPRDTKPPLGGWLPGIRLTETQAAVLNAAADELIPGGDGFPPPSEVDVISFIGRYVTPSGLEPRWFPFLGEDDFRARLDGLGQEFADATPVQRVTVLEGLERDEQEFFTRLRDVVYHAYYSRPEVIRAINRLPAGRDYRNSPQPYGYSDVMDDWDDELLSRVRGTYIRTEEVRRVAIPADLPMCSARQAREAGEN
- a CDS encoding cysteine hydrolase family protein is translated as MSSLDFTYKHIDDYIDRSAMLAPTIDPKKTMLLVLDMQKACAEPGGAMYIPSTGGAPEGKDVVQPVVNVLEACRAKGIPVVWSLWGLRPDGKDAGFADVKWGLVDQLATFPGSWGNGGDELVDELKPLPDEPVIRKHRFSSFYGTALTEYMRRAGCDTLVVAGLSTGNCQLATAIDGANQDFKIVVLADTTAAIPSGKDDPMGYGQHWEALRQIQANHGDVRTSIEFLQMIDA
- a CDS encoding Fur family transcriptional regulator, encoding MAICHAPAQVDVTAQLRGAGLRVTAPRKAVLTWLAGHPHATADEVRAGVAAELGSVSHQTVYDVLRAGCGVGLVRVIEPAGLPALFERRTGDNHHHVVCRGCGRTEDVDCVRGRAPCLSPDDDQGFTVDEAEILFWGLCPICRSSNHEERR
- a CDS encoding type 1 glutamine amidotransferase domain-containing protein; translated protein: MSISGKKVALLIEDEYQILEGWYPYLRLQEAGADVKVIGSGTKGSYDSKEHYPMEADAAASEVSASDFDAVVIPGGFAPDNMRLHPEMIDLVKDAYESGKLVAAICHGGWMLASAGATKGRQITGYLPIKTDVENAGGTWVDAPVVEDGNVITSRTPVDLPDFGRAIVDYLERA